From a region of the Desulfosalsimonas propionicica genome:
- a CDS encoding DUF3450 domain-containing protein, protein MKLKFTAILAGVFLALFLAGTCPAQTAEGGDTGEKVRSNVFESVQTRKQTQKEREQWQEEKQELTAAYDRLQDKKTRLEKERALLEKKKAAAEKRIAGKEKKLADIEQITEDIEPFILQTADRLEEVVENDLPFLAAEREKRLDRIGELMADPGKSVSEKYRRVMEALLVEAEYGNTIEAYQKSIEVDGRSLRANIFRLGRISLFYQTMDQEECGWFNAAENRWEKLPATHNSNIAAAIDIAAQRQPAELLTLPLGRMVVK, encoded by the coding sequence ATGAAATTGAAATTTACGGCGATACTGGCTGGCGTTTTCCTGGCCTTGTTTCTTGCCGGCACCTGCCCCGCGCAAACCGCGGAAGGCGGCGATACCGGCGAAAAGGTGCGCAGCAACGTCTTCGAGTCAGTGCAGACCCGCAAACAGACCCAGAAAGAACGCGAACAGTGGCAGGAAGAAAAACAGGAACTGACCGCTGCTTATGACCGGCTTCAGGACAAAAAAACACGGCTGGAAAAAGAGCGGGCGCTTTTGGAGAAAAAAAAGGCTGCTGCTGAGAAGCGGATTGCCGGTAAGGAAAAAAAGCTCGCAGATATAGAGCAGATCACCGAAGACATCGAACCCTTTATCTTGCAGACCGCAGACAGGCTCGAAGAGGTGGTTGAAAACGATTTGCCCTTTCTTGCAGCGGAGCGGGAAAAAAGACTGGACCGGATCGGGGAATTGATGGCAGATCCCGGCAAATCAGTGAGCGAAAAATACCGCAGGGTCATGGAAGCCCTGTTGGTGGAGGCTGAATACGGAAACACCATTGAGGCCTATCAAAAAAGCATTGAGGTGGACGGCCGCAGCCTCAGGGCAAATATTTTTCGCCTGGGAAGAATCAGCCTGTTTTACCAGACCATGGACCAGGAGGAATGCGGCTGGTTCAATGCGGCGGAAAACCGATGGGAAAAGCTGCCTGCGACACACAACAGCAATATTGCCGCAGCCATTGACATCGCCGCCCAACGGCAGCCGGCCGAACTGCTCACTCTGCCGCTGGGAAGGATGGTGGTAAAATGA
- a CDS encoding MotA/TolQ/ExbB proton channel family protein, with amino-acid sequence MKKKILTVFTAACVFFSCAPVFAQQDMRELQIKARMQRQKLENQAKQEKRAAEQEAGQTRQEITKNRKSLKQAIAGLEKETQQQEENIASLEKDMEAFSAREKELDSELAETDRIVSELAGTIKANADDITGLAEGSLQNPLAPGARALLESIAEKRKFPGMEDIRMMAEVLYKQVRLSGNVRVKGGTIIDRSGEESRAGILLIGNFTAAYRTDQETGFLKHSPGSGQLFALSSLPPGGMQRKINDYMDGKSMAVPMDITRGGALRQLTHELSLSEQISEGGPIVWPILFLLGLGLLIIAERTIFLLRRRFDAEGFMRSIKELVKQGRFEKCRQACDGHGTKPLPRVISAGLDCCHMPREEMENALQEAILREIPPMERFLSTLGMLAAIAPLLGLLGTVTGMINTFHVITTHGTGDPRIMSGGISEALVTTMLGLAVAIPMLMAHTWLNRAVEKDIGEMEQNAVALVNMAHKSRGGHEHNSGENRQK; translated from the coding sequence ATGAAAAAAAAGATTCTGACTGTATTTACTGCCGCCTGTGTCTTTTTTTCCTGCGCCCCTGTTTTTGCCCAGCAGGACATGCGCGAGCTGCAGATAAAGGCCCGCATGCAGAGACAGAAGCTTGAAAATCAGGCAAAACAGGAAAAAAGGGCCGCTGAACAAGAAGCCGGGCAAACCCGGCAGGAAATCACGAAAAACAGAAAGAGCCTCAAACAGGCCATTGCCGGTTTGGAGAAAGAAACCCAACAACAGGAGGAAAACATCGCCTCCCTGGAAAAAGACATGGAAGCATTTTCCGCCAGGGAAAAGGAACTTGACAGCGAGCTGGCTGAAACAGACAGGATTGTAAGTGAACTGGCGGGAACAATAAAGGCCAATGCAGACGATATCACTGGTCTTGCAGAAGGCAGCCTCCAAAACCCCCTGGCGCCCGGGGCGCGGGCACTTCTTGAAAGCATCGCAGAAAAGCGCAAATTTCCGGGCATGGAAGATATCCGGATGATGGCAGAAGTCCTTTACAAACAGGTCCGGCTGTCCGGAAACGTCCGGGTTAAAGGCGGCACCATTATTGACCGCTCAGGAGAGGAATCCAGGGCCGGGATACTGCTCATAGGCAATTTTACAGCAGCATACAGGACTGACCAGGAAACCGGTTTTCTGAAACATTCTCCCGGCAGCGGGCAGCTCTTTGCCCTGTCCAGCCTTCCGCCGGGGGGAATGCAGCGAAAAATCAACGACTACATGGACGGCAAGTCCATGGCCGTGCCCATGGATATCACCCGGGGAGGCGCTTTGCGCCAGCTAACCCATGAGTTAAGCCTTTCAGAGCAGATCTCGGAGGGCGGCCCCATTGTATGGCCGATCCTGTTTCTGCTGGGCCTGGGACTTCTTATTATCGCCGAAAGAACCATTTTTCTGCTGCGCAGAAGGTTTGATGCAGAAGGTTTCATGCGCTCCATTAAAGAACTGGTAAAACAGGGCAGGTTTGAAAAATGCAGGCAGGCCTGCGACGGCCACGGGACAAAGCCGCTTCCGCGTGTTATCAGCGCGGGCCTTGACTGCTGCCACATGCCCAGGGAAGAAATGGAAAACGCCCTGCAGGAGGCGATCTTAAGGGAAATCCCGCCCATGGAAAGATTTTTGTCCACCCTGGGCATGCTGGCGGCCATTGCCCCGCTTCTGGGGCTTTTGGGCACAGTTACCGGCATGATTAACACTTTCCACGTGATCACCACCCACGGCACCGGTGATCCGCGCATCATGTCCGGCGGAATCTCCGAGGCCCTTGTAACAACCATGCTGGGACTGGCCGTTGCCATACCTATGCTCATGGCCCATACCTGGCTTAACCGGGCGGTGGAAAAAGATATCGGGGAAATGGAGCAAAACGCGGTGGCCCTGGTCAACATGGCCCACAAGAGCCGCGGGGGGCATGAACACAACAGCGGGGAAAACCGGCAGAAATGA
- a CDS encoding MotA/TolQ/ExbB proton channel family protein, giving the protein MIQDLFTALYRMSQYFESGGIVMFPLAALSLVMWLLIIDRVLHFRRLYRKNMSSKAAWAHISENRMPDPAHYQGAISVLVAEFIRSRSGDPVLDRFILDETVLKINRSMDDHLATIGALAASAPLMGLLGTVIGMIVTFDVIAVFGTGNARAMAGGISEALITTQTGLLVAIPGMYMKGFLERRAQKLKQRTAVIGYYLRRHL; this is encoded by the coding sequence ATGATCCAGGACCTGTTCACAGCCCTGTACCGGATGAGCCAGTATTTTGAAAGCGGCGGAATTGTAATGTTTCCGCTGGCGGCTTTAAGTCTGGTTATGTGGCTGCTGATAATAGACCGGGTCCTGCACTTCAGGCGGCTTTATCGCAAAAACATGAGTTCGAAAGCGGCCTGGGCGCATATATCAGAAAACCGGATGCCGGATCCGGCCCACTACCAGGGAGCCATTTCGGTGCTCGTGGCAGAGTTTATACGCAGCAGAAGCGGCGATCCGGTCCTGGACCGGTTCATACTCGATGAAACCGTATTGAAGATCAACCGGTCCATGGACGACCATCTTGCCACCATCGGCGCCCTGGCTGCATCAGCGCCCTTAATGGGGCTTTTGGGAACGGTTATCGGAATGATCGTCACATTTGACGTAATCGCCGTGTTTGGCACCGGAAATGCTAGGGCCATGGCCGGGGGAATTTCAGAGGCCCTGATCACAACCCAAACCGGGCTGCTGGTGGCTATCCCCGGAATGTACATGAAGGGTTTTTTAGAGCGAAGGGCGCAGAAATTAAAGCAGCGCACCGCTGTCATCGGCTACTATCTGCGCAGACATTTATAA
- a CDS encoding ExbD/TolR family protein, with protein MINITSARRNRNTTRELNIAPLIDMVFILLIFFIVTTSFVKETGIDVSRPTATTAVSKEDASILIAIDEDNRVFMENQEIDVRAVRANIERALAENPEGAVVVVADRASSTGTAIKVMDGCRRAGAENVSLAADVPGGA; from the coding sequence ATGATCAATATTACATCTGCAAGGCGGAACAGAAATACCACCCGGGAGCTTAATATTGCGCCCCTGATCGACATGGTTTTCATCCTGCTGATTTTTTTCATTGTGACCACCAGCTTTGTAAAAGAGACAGGAATAGACGTCAGCCGCCCCACAGCCACAACCGCTGTCAGCAAAGAAGACGCCTCCATTCTTATCGCAATCGACGAGGACAACCGGGTTTTCATGGAAAACCAGGAGATAGACGTGCGCGCTGTTCGGGCAAACATAGAGCGTGCCCTGGCTGAAAATCCCGAAGGCGCCGTGGTTGTGGTGGCCGACAGGGCAAGTAGCACGGGAACCGCTATCAAGGTAATGGACGGATGCAGGCGGGCGGGGGCGGAAAATGTTTCTTTGGCGGCAGATGTTCCGGGCGGGGCGTAA
- a CDS encoding energy transducer TonB yields the protein MRGKEPENSYFRVLFRRRRGAWAMAAAAAAALNLAIFALVPYLLEADPEIKTYKKIASGINVIRMQEPEDPEPEPKEEEKEKEEEKEEEKPDPKKEAVAKKIARPEMTVPFDINPRLPAGPDSLELPEMTTPQAYSPKDMFSAGELDRPLTAVSRIPPTYPMRAKRRDIEGWVKVRFVVDKQGRVREVTILEQEPDGVFDKTVRNCVSRWRFKPGTVAGVKVKTVAETTIRFELD from the coding sequence ATGAGGGGAAAAGAACCCGAAAATTCCTATTTCAGAGTGCTTTTCAGGCGAAGACGCGGGGCATGGGCAATGGCTGCAGCAGCGGCGGCAGCCCTGAACCTGGCAATCTTCGCCCTGGTGCCCTACCTGCTTGAAGCCGATCCTGAAATAAAAACCTACAAAAAGATCGCCTCGGGGATAAACGTGATCCGCATGCAGGAGCCGGAGGATCCTGAACCAGAGCCAAAAGAAGAAGAAAAAGAAAAGGAAGAAGAAAAGGAAGAAGAAAAGCCGGATCCGAAAAAAGAGGCTGTTGCAAAAAAAATCGCGCGGCCGGAAATGACCGTGCCTTTTGACATCAATCCCAGGCTGCCCGCGGGTCCGGACTCCCTGGAACTGCCGGAGATGACAACGCCCCAGGCTTATTCCCCCAAAGACATGTTTTCGGCAGGGGAACTTGACCGGCCGTTGACTGCGGTTTCCCGCATTCCCCCGACATACCCGATGCGGGCAAAACGCAGAGACATCGAGGGATGGGTAAAGGTTCGGTTTGTGGTGGACAAGCAGGGCCGGGTCAGGGAGGTGACCATACTGGAACAGGAACCCGATGGGGTTTTTGATAAGACGGTGCGCAACTGCGTTTCAAGGTGGCGCTTTAAGCCGGGCACTGTGGCGGGCGTCAAAGTAAAAACCGTGGCGGAAACCACCATCAGGTTTGAACTGGATTAA
- a CDS encoding tetratricopeptide repeat protein, whose amino-acid sequence MPGFLSKFCTILVIALVLSCMKPEAALCSQGPPAAAQMVLSEAYWLMDKESHEKALEKIKKFQARSETRDPDPDAADPRGYHHPEIYFMLGNIHYAMENPEKARHAYQQALKRDPGHTNCLVNLARIFHEQENYTKAAENFERAYASEDRNNAAHLYYAAVSLLAGGAAKQSLDLFENLLQAHPDEIKPRWRENLVHAFLSAGQNRQALPHVKRLAEKYTGDKQIQWQEILLHQYVELGMQDTARKYALELTMQAPTLPKWWKALAHTALSQNDYDQALTAMTIYSYLTPLSKREKKLLGDLALQAGVPVKAVPHYRVFLKKDQDKSVLKSLTAALRQLGKPKEALEAIREFQGHQNDPALMMLKADLLYSLDRFGDAAAAYSAAARNKGRQESRAWLMAGYAAWEAQDTDAALQYFKKAAEFENHKKDAKAAIQRLAQ is encoded by the coding sequence ATGCCTGGATTTCTTTCAAAATTTTGCACCATCCTTGTTATTGCCCTGGTGCTTTCCTGCATGAAGCCGGAGGCGGCATTATGCTCACAAGGCCCGCCAGCTGCTGCGCAGATGGTGCTCTCAGAGGCCTATTGGCTGATGGATAAGGAAAGCCACGAAAAGGCCCTTGAAAAAATCAAAAAATTTCAGGCCCGTTCCGAGACCAGGGATCCGGATCCGGATGCCGCAGATCCCAGGGGATATCATCACCCCGAGATCTATTTCATGCTCGGAAACATCCATTATGCCATGGAAAATCCGGAAAAAGCCAGACATGCATACCAGCAGGCCTTAAAACGCGACCCCGGGCACACCAATTGTCTGGTCAATCTGGCCCGGATATTCCATGAACAGGAAAACTACACAAAAGCGGCTGAAAATTTTGAAAGAGCCTATGCATCAGAAGACAGAAACAATGCCGCACACCTTTATTACGCGGCGGTCAGCCTTCTTGCAGGCGGCGCTGCAAAACAATCTCTGGACCTGTTTGAAAATCTTTTGCAAGCCCATCCCGACGAGATCAAACCCCGGTGGCGTGAAAATCTGGTGCACGCCTTTCTTTCCGCAGGCCAAAACAGGCAGGCTTTGCCCCACGTAAAGCGCCTGGCGGAAAAATACACTGGAGACAAGCAGATCCAGTGGCAGGAAATACTGCTGCATCAGTATGTTGAACTGGGCATGCAGGATACAGCCAGAAAATACGCCCTTGAGCTGACAATGCAGGCCCCCACCCTGCCCAAATGGTGGAAGGCCCTGGCACACACGGCATTGTCTCAAAACGACTACGATCAGGCATTAACGGCCATGACAATTTACAGCTACCTGACCCCGCTTTCAAAGCGGGAAAAAAAGCTCCTGGGCGATCTTGCTCTCCAGGCCGGGGTACCGGTTAAAGCAGTCCCGCACTACAGGGTGTTTTTAAAAAAAGATCAGGACAAGTCCGTGCTGAAAAGCCTGACGGCTGCATTAAGACAGCTTGGAAAGCCAAAAGAAGCCCTGGAGGCCATCAGGGAGTTTCAGGGACATCAAAATGATCCGGCGTTAATGATGCTCAAAGCTGATCTTCTCTACAGCCTGGACAGATTCGGGGATGCGGCCGCGGCATACAGCGCGGCTGCGCGAAACAAAGGAAGGCAGGAAAGCCGCGCCTGGCTCATGGCCGGATACGCGGCCTGGGAGGCGCAAGACACGGACGCTGCTTTGCAGTATTTTAAAAAGGCGGCTGAATTTGAAAACCATAAAAAGGATGCAAAAGCCGCCATTCAAAGACTGGCGCAATAA
- a CDS encoding TonB-dependent receptor, with protein MRRKIARWTGIIIIAAILSPVFFLCRADAEENVEELDTMVVKEKKTKPQIVTEPGKTIINTEHYHGAGIPQNVSDFIKDLPIMNYRGGSELVPDSDTFYLRGFDGNRFVSAMDGVTIRKTGGRRGSNIVDYALLPPFLIESVEVMPGPHSALYPGKSIGGAVNFISKTPRRYEEAKPDLVFSASYGDYGTQNHSLSASGGAGSAIYDLGYQKYATDGYLRNHEADIDTVFGRLGYILPNNGYVTFQASYTDADRQRPVVNDPDDPASDYDPDYPVREKQSGRDLYYDQNPTWDKTATYYRLNSKIPTPLGTWSAGAYYGEETRDHADLNSGSWKTHWKQQGAKVANEFSLGEGHVTTIGADLAQNYDASDDESYKKRIEIISGFARHEWQITQRLNMTAGARYEDVTINVDNSNNNGGTWISGEDKWIERNWSDWSPKSFLTYELDDHADWLRDTSVSAGISRIWRAPDYHGDYNPQGKPTGAWLEPEHGTGYDAILSRRLAGDINLQLNYSYYRIKDFISYNRDFAQYTPASGNPVEPGKEFMDYKINLEEVIRQGLEVQLNGSLSRDLDFILGYAYQHFDNQGDEPAGEEELSNRPEHRANASLIWHVRQGTRLILDYECQDDQVAVEAIEVAEDIYEFRETEVDAFHVFDLGVEQRLFDQWRSIKSGMLKVYVKNLFDRDYINSSGEPAVDRTMGAAFSFKY; from the coding sequence ATGCGCAGAAAAATCGCCCGCTGGACCGGGATCATCATCATCGCTGCAATCTTATCGCCGGTATTTTTTTTATGCCGGGCAGATGCCGAAGAGAATGTGGAAGAACTCGATACCATGGTGGTCAAGGAAAAGAAGACAAAGCCGCAGATTGTTACTGAACCCGGCAAAACCATAATCAATACCGAGCATTACCATGGAGCGGGCATACCGCAGAATGTCTCGGATTTTATCAAAGACCTGCCCATCATGAACTACAGGGGCGGCTCAGAGCTTGTGCCCGACAGCGACACCTTTTACCTGCGGGGTTTTGACGGCAACCGGTTTGTCAGTGCAATGGACGGGGTTACAATACGCAAAACCGGAGGCCGGAGAGGGAGCAATATCGTGGATTACGCCCTGCTTCCGCCTTTTCTTATAGAATCCGTGGAGGTTATGCCCGGTCCGCATTCCGCCCTTTACCCTGGCAAAAGCATCGGCGGAGCCGTCAATTTTATTTCCAAAACGCCCAGGCGCTATGAAGAAGCAAAACCGGATCTTGTCTTTTCCGCCAGCTACGGCGACTACGGCACCCAGAACCACAGCCTGTCTGCCAGCGGAGGGGCGGGCAGCGCCATTTATGATCTGGGCTATCAGAAATACGCAACCGACGGGTATCTGAGAAATCACGAGGCGGATATTGACACGGTTTTCGGCCGTCTGGGATACATACTGCCAAACAACGGATATGTTACATTTCAGGCCTCATATACCGATGCTGACCGGCAAAGGCCCGTGGTAAACGATCCGGATGATCCGGCCAGCGATTATGACCCGGACTATCCGGTCAGGGAAAAACAAAGCGGACGTGACCTTTATTACGACCAAAATCCCACCTGGGACAAAACCGCAACCTATTACAGGCTAAACAGCAAAATTCCCACGCCCCTGGGCACCTGGTCGGCAGGCGCCTATTACGGCGAGGAAACCAGGGATCATGCTGATCTGAACTCCGGCTCCTGGAAAACGCACTGGAAACAGCAGGGAGCAAAGGTTGCCAATGAATTCTCCCTGGGCGAAGGCCATGTAACCACCATTGGAGCAGATCTGGCACAAAACTATGATGCCAGTGACGATGAGTCCTATAAAAAACGAATTGAAATCATTTCGGGATTTGCCCGGCACGAATGGCAGATCACCCAGCGACTGAACATGACCGCCGGCGCCCGCTACGAAGATGTCACCATCAACGTGGACAACTCAAACAACAACGGCGGCACATGGATTTCAGGAGAAGACAAATGGATCGAGCGCAACTGGTCCGACTGGTCGCCCAAAAGTTTTCTTACCTACGAACTCGATGATCATGCCGACTGGCTGAGAGACACCTCGGTATCAGCAGGTATCAGCCGCATCTGGCGGGCCCCGGATTACCACGGCGATTACAATCCCCAGGGAAAGCCCACAGGCGCCTGGCTGGAGCCTGAGCACGGCACCGGCTACGATGCCATACTATCCAGAAGACTTGCCGGTGATATCAATCTTCAGCTCAACTACTCATACTACCGGATAAAGGATTTTATTTCTTATAACCGGGATTTTGCCCAATACACCCCGGCAAGCGGTAACCCGGTTGAGCCTGGAAAAGAGTTCATGGATTATAAGATCAACCTGGAAGAAGTCATCCGCCAGGGTTTAGAGGTTCAGCTCAACGGAAGCCTTTCCCGGGATCTGGATTTCATATTGGGATATGCTTATCAGCACTTTGACAACCAGGGAGATGAGCCCGCAGGAGAGGAGGAACTGAGCAACCGGCCCGAACACAGGGCAAACGCCAGTCTTATCTGGCATGTTCGCCAGGGTACGCGCCTGATCCTTGACTATGAATGCCAGGATGACCAGGTAGCCGTTGAGGCCATCGAAGTGGCCGAGGATATATACGAATTCCGGGAAACCGAGGTTGACGCCTTTCACGTGTTTGACCTCGGAGTTGAACAACGCCTCTTTGATCAGTGGCGTAGCATTAAAAGTGGCATGCTTAAGGTTTATGTGAAAAACCTGTTTGACAGGGATTACATCAATTCAAGCGGAGAGCCGGCGGTTGACCGGACCATGGGGGCTGCATTTTCTTTTAAATATTAA
- a CDS encoding SAM-dependent methyltransferase, whose product MYGALVKKRSLFTICIFCLSAFLVFCILQASGFAAEKKRGRPFRLVSVGVGDPDLITVRAIERIRGSDIIICRPRVEKEFGEYLEGKIVWEGAFDQWRTWDQDCSEIADREKREKCISDQKLRKNLEKKIRKAVDEGKTLSVLGHGDLMIYGGPYRWYLEALEDLKPEIVPGVSCLNAANANFGKDIMSGEKTSSAVLTHYRDIDKVAEHQPTLVIFTMHTAFEDIVEKLKRYYPEDTPVSIVFYAGYKEKEYRISGTLATIQKKTEGEEFPFEHLVYVGDFMK is encoded by the coding sequence ATGTATGGTGCGCTTGTAAAAAAGAGATCCCTGTTTACCATCTGTATTTTCTGTCTTTCTGCATTCCTTGTTTTCTGCATTCTCCAGGCATCCGGCTTTGCGGCCGAAAAAAAACGCGGCCGGCCGTTCCGGCTGGTCAGCGTCGGGGTCGGAGACCCGGATTTGATTACGGTCCGGGCAATTGAAAGGATCAGGGGATCGGATATCATCATATGCCGCCCAAGGGTGGAGAAAGAATTTGGAGAATACCTGGAGGGAAAAATTGTCTGGGAGGGCGCTTTTGACCAATGGCGCACCTGGGATCAGGACTGCAGTGAAATCGCAGACAGGGAAAAACGGGAAAAGTGTATCAGTGATCAAAAGCTCAGGAAAAATCTGGAGAAAAAAATCAGAAAGGCCGTAGATGAAGGAAAAACTTTATCGGTACTGGGCCACGGAGACCTGATGATTTACGGGGGTCCCTACAGGTGGTATCTGGAAGCTCTCGAAGATCTGAAACCCGAAATCGTGCCGGGGGTAAGCTGCTTAAACGCCGCAAACGCCAACTTTGGAAAAGACATAATGTCAGGGGAGAAGACGAGTTCAGCGGTGCTGACCCATTACAGGGATATTGACAAGGTGGCAGAGCACCAGCCCACCCTGGTCATATTTACCATGCATACCGCGTTTGAAGACATTGTGGAAAAATTAAAGCGTTACTACCCTGAAGATACGCCTGTTTCGATCGTCTTTTATGCGGGTTACAAGGAAAAAGAATACCGAATTTCAGGTACTCTTGCAACGATCCAAAAAAAGACAGAAGGCGAAGAATTCCCTTTTGAACACTTGGTATACGTGGGAGACTTCATGAAATAA
- a CDS encoding APC family permease, with translation MKNAIDGNGDLLRQVGAFTATVLVVSNMVGTGIFTTSGFIMEELGDPVILILCWICGGIFALCGALCYGELGAKFPRAGGEYVFLRESFGRMMGFLSGWISLIVGFSAPIAAAAIAFSTYFYSALGLDAAWKIPITVFGFQAATLSVVNITAVAAIILFSLLHYHSVVTGGRIQNVLTIANFGLMLFFIIAGFVFGSGSVENFRGQGGLSAFSAEPFAASLIFVFFAYSGWNASAYLGGEIKEPKRNIPLSLTVGSLAVTGLYLLLNAVFVYSMPADQMAGAIDVGAKSAEFLFGKGVSRYLSIAVALGILSAVSAMIMTGPRIYYAMSRDGVFFTRLARVNPERRTPACSIVLQAAIACFMVITAAFDALLTYIGFTLSLFAMFTVIGMIRIRKIRPDLSGIYRTIGYPFTPLFFIAGHLWIIYYMIQSRPIGVVFGFATILAGILVYLGFAFKDRLKAFFPNRRLFR, from the coding sequence ATGAAAAACGCGATTGACGGCAACGGGGACCTTCTGCGGCAGGTGGGCGCTTTTACCGCCACTGTGCTGGTTGTTTCCAACATGGTGGGCACGGGAATTTTCACCACCTCGGGCTTTATCATGGAGGAACTCGGCGATCCGGTAATTCTTATTTTATGCTGGATTTGCGGCGGGATTTTTGCCCTGTGCGGTGCGCTGTGCTACGGCGAGCTCGGGGCGAAATTTCCGCGCGCCGGCGGGGAATACGTGTTTCTCCGGGAAAGCTTCGGCCGGATGATGGGGTTTCTTTCGGGCTGGATTTCGCTTATCGTGGGTTTTTCAGCCCCTATTGCCGCGGCGGCTATTGCCTTTTCCACCTATTTTTATTCCGCTCTGGGACTTGATGCCGCCTGGAAAATACCGATAACGGTTTTCGGCTTCCAGGCGGCAACTCTTTCCGTGGTGAATATCACGGCCGTGGCAGCAATTATCCTGTTTAGCCTGCTTCATTATCACAGCGTTGTCACCGGCGGCCGGATACAAAACGTGCTGACCATAGCAAATTTTGGCCTTATGCTTTTTTTTATCATCGCGGGATTTGTCTTCGGAAGCGGCTCTGTGGAAAATTTCCGGGGGCAGGGCGGGCTGTCGGCCTTTTCAGCCGAACCCTTTGCCGCCTCCCTGATTTTTGTATTTTTCGCCTACAGCGGCTGGAACGCTTCGGCTTATCTGGGCGGGGAAATCAAGGAACCCAAAAGAAATATCCCCCTGTCCCTGACGGTGGGATCCCTGGCGGTGACAGGACTTTATCTATTGTTAAACGCGGTGTTTGTCTACTCCATGCCTGCGGATCAAATGGCGGGCGCCATTGACGTGGGCGCAAAATCGGCAGAATTTCTTTTTGGAAAAGGCGTCAGTCGGTATTTAAGCATTGCCGTGGCCCTGGGAATCCTTTCCGCGGTAAGCGCCATGATCATGACCGGGCCCAGAATATATTATGCCATGTCCAGGGACGGGGTGTTTTTCACCAGGCTGGCCAGGGTCAATCCGGAGCGCAGAACGCCCGCCTGCTCGATTGTTCTGCAGGCGGCAATTGCATGTTTCATGGTCATCACTGCGGCCTTTGACGCGCTTTTGACCTATATCGGCTTTACACTTTCCCTTTTTGCCATGTTCACGGTCATCGGTATGATCCGCATCCGGAAAATCCGGCCGGATCTTTCCGGGATTTACCGCACCATCGGCTATCCGTTTACTCCCCTGTTTTTCATCGCCGGCCATCTGTGGATCATCTATTACATGATCCAGAGCCGGCCCATCGGCGTGGTCTTCGGCTTTGCCACCATACTTGCCGGCATCCTCGTTTACCTGGGCTTTGCTTTTAAAGACCGGCTAAAGGCGTTTTTTCCGAATCGTCGTCTTTTCAGATGA
- a CDS encoding universal stress protein — protein sequence MAEIKNILWPTDFSENAASALPFVTSLSEKYGAGVHILYVLKEYVEFGAAYGDTDPQADFERMRQWEKNTAEKRLDEICDNFLSSCPLYFRHTAVGDPAKKILEFMENQDIDVVVMASQGRESHFDFGSVAERVLKCTTVPVFMVPAHRREA from the coding sequence ATGGCTGAAATCAAAAACATTCTCTGGCCCACGGATTTTTCCGAAAACGCTGCCAGCGCCCTGCCCTTTGTGACATCTTTGTCTGAAAAATACGGGGCTGGGGTCCACATCCTCTACGTGTTAAAGGAATACGTGGAGTTCGGTGCGGCATACGGAGATACGGACCCCCAGGCGGACTTCGAGCGCATGCGGCAGTGGGAAAAAAATACCGCGGAAAAACGCCTGGATGAAATCTGCGATAATTTTCTATCCTCCTGCCCGCTGTATTTCCGGCACACCGCGGTGGGTGATCCGGCCAAGAAAATCCTGGAGTTCATGGAAAACCAGGACATTGACGTGGTGGTCATGGCCAGCCAGGGCCGGGAAAGCCACTTTGATTTCGGCTCCGTGGCCGAGCGCGTGCTCAAATGCACCACCGTGCCCGTGTTCATGGTCCCGGCGCACAGGCGAGAAGCCTGA